Part of the Odontesthes bonariensis isolate fOdoBon6 chromosome 15, fOdoBon6.hap1, whole genome shotgun sequence genome, GGTCCATCCGTCAGGAGTTAATCATTTATTTCCAAGCTTTTATGAAACAAGTCAGGCCTCATGATGTAGGCGGTAACAAAAACAGCTCGGGTCTGAATCCAGGTCCCTGCGGGGGGTTAGGAGGGGTCGACGCTTGTCATCATGCGTGTGCCGCACAAAATGTTCAAATATTATCATATTCATCCATTAATCGAGCCATTTTTGATACTATGTTGTGCTGGATTAAGTATTTGTCAGAGGGACATATTTTTGTAGAACGGAGCCATTTAATCGATTGTTTCTGAACAACTTTGTAACGGTCAGATCTGCTGTTGCACATTTGctttacattaaaaaagaacCGAAGGCTGTCCAGCTAGTTGATTAAATAAGACATTTATTATGTCGCTGTGCAGGAAGTGTTAAATGGGTAGCGATAGCTAGCCAAGTTAGTAGTTAGTTAGACCTGTTCGCACTGTTATattctgtttttaaatgtaGTATTCTGCATTTGAAGTATAGGTCAAATGTCATAGATGCAGTTAAAGAAATGGAAGGAATGCAAGCTTCATCATGTTTACACGCCAGTCATGCATGTTGaggtttattattatcagtAAACTGGTATTTTGTATTCTGGCTTTGCATTATGACCAAATGGCGCACCTAGAAGCTTTTTCCTGCTTTCACACGATCCAGTCAGCACCGCCTGTATGACTGTCGTTGCATGTGCTGAGAATGTACACCTAGCAGCTTTACATTTCTCACTTGTCATTGGGTGTATGCACAAATGTGTACAAATGTCCCGCTTGAAATGAAATGTATGTCTCTAGACTCACACTCAGGAGGACAGTAAAGGCAGCAACACACAAAGCTCATTTCACATTGGCACTTGGGGCAAGAAGAAATCTGACTCTTTGGCTAAAGTaagagaataatcccatataatTTGTGTCTGCGTTGACTGATCTGTGTCTACTGTCGCCGCTTCCTGCCTGCCATCCAATCATGGAGGAGGGGTTGACCACAGAGGGGGTTTCATTGATCACAGGTTGAAAATTTCCCATGTGATTGCAACGTGATTTAACCAGGTGTTTGTTCATCTTGGGCTTGCCTCACTACGAGGGCTTTGGCACTTTCTAATGATTACACAGTGGTGCTGATCGTATTCTGGGTTAAGAGCCGTCTGAACTACATGAATGATTTAGCAGCTGGAGAGAGGTCGGCTTTGGTGGAAGAGCTCGCACTTTTACTCATGCAAAGGGAATCTAATCAGAACCACGGATAGCCAAAAGAAAGCACATTTGACTTTGATTTTCTTCTTAAAGCGCTGATTTGAACCCGATTGCTTTATATCCCTGgctctgacattttttttctcatgttttcacAAAGCCCTTCCTTCAAAAATGGTGGGTCTGTGATGCCAAATCACTGACAAAGAATAAAGAAGCTGGTGAATGACGCCTTTCGGCCTCTGTTATTGAAGCACGTGATTGTGGGCTCGTTGTAATTCggcaaactgtgtgtgtgtgtgtgtgtgtgtgtgtgtttttgaacaGGCTTCTCAGCAGAGCAGTCCGCAGGCGGTCTGGGTTGTTCCTGCACTCCGACAGCTTCACGAGATCACCCGTTCTTTCATCAAGCAGACCTACCAGAAACAGGACAAGGTACCGCAAAATCTCCTGGCGTCTGAATGAGCTGACGTTCAGACAGAGTTGCCACAGTAACCATCCCCCTTCCTCCCCTCAGAGCATCATCCAGGACTTGAAGAAGAACTTTGAGATCGTCAAACTGATCACGGGATCCCTGGTGTGCTGCCACCGGCTCGCCGCGACGGCTTCGGGTAACAACGGCCTCTCGGGCTCAACTCTGGTGGATGGCAGATACACCTACCAGGAGGTTTGTCTGCGTTGGATTTCCTCTTTTTAATCTTCTGATCTAAGTCCAGGACTCAGgacttttattttcttaatttaGATTTAATGTCATTTTATTGGTCGGCCTCACTGGAACTATAAAAGCAGATCATAAAGCTAATCTTACCCGAGCTGATAACACACACGTCTCCCTCGATCTGTGTTCAGTATCTGGACAGCCACCTGCGCTTCCTGGCGTTTTTCCTTCAGGAGGCCAGCGTTTACCTGGCCTGGAACCGAGCCAAGGAGCTCTGGGAGTGCCTGGTGTCGGGGCCGGACGTTTGTGAACTCGACCGTGAGGTACGGGAACCGTTGGAATCAAaacttctgtttgtttgtcattGCGAGCGCATCTCTCCGGATGATTGCTGTGGAGGAAAGCATCCAGGAGGAATGTCATATTGGGAATTTGCTCATATAGCAACTGAGAAAGGTCAGGGTGAAATTTCCTTCACCTTTAATAGGTCAGAGGTTAGGTGAATTGGAATTAATGGAAGCCAAACTGGTGATTTGATTTGAGTGAAAAAttagcagctgctgcagcttctctTTGTCAgctaaagaaaattaaaaaaaaaaaaagattcagtcTACTGATGCTTAAACAGAGTATGTTCTTCTTTTGGCAGATGTGTTTTGAGTGGTTCACAAAAGGACAACATGACCTTGAGAGCgatgtccagcagcagctcttcAAGGAGAAGATCCTTAAACTGGAGCCCTACGAGATCACCATGAATGGTGGGAGACTCGACGCCCCGTTGACCCCCGCAGTTTCACCAATGGGTCTCAGCCGTTGCACTGAACGTGTTTTACTTGTGTCTCAGGTTTCAATCTTTTCAAGACTTTCTTCGAGAACGTCAATCTGTGCGACCATCGTCTGAAACGCCAGGGAACTCAGCTGGTCGGTCCCAACTCGCCCTCGCCACATTCTGCGGTAAAGCGCATCTTCACTGACATTTGCATTTGTCGTATCATTTGCTCTAGTGCGTGGAGCGCCTCGACCTGGCGGGGATGGATTTTATTTGGCGCATCGCCATGGAAACCCCCGATGAGGAGATAGCCAATGAGGCAATCCAGCTTATTATCACATACAGCTACACCAACCTCAATCCTAAGATGAAGAAGGTAGGTGTACGTGTGTCTCCCAGTGAGGTTACCAGTTTACTTTCACAGTCTGCTGTTGTACTGCGTCTTTCATTTAATTCGTCACACACCATGTTAAGTTTAAAAACAGGAAGGCAGCAGAAACTCTTAATAACGGTTTGAATATTTCTTTAAATCCCGGTCTTTTTGGTCCTTTTTATGAGCTTGAAATCACATTTGACATTTTGCTGCCCCACAGGACTCTGTGTCATTGCACAAGAAGTTCATTGCTGATTGCTACAAGCGGCTAGAGGTTAGCACCTTGATATGTTACAGGGATAATTGTGCCATTTCGCAATAATCAGCACCTAATAGCccttttctttccatttgttTGGTCTCAGGCTGCGAGTTCGGCCCTAGGTGGGCCTACTTTAACACATGCTGTTACTAAGGCAACCAAGATGCTGACAGCCACTGCCATGCCGACGGTGGCCACATCTGTACAATCACCATCCAGGTACAGAGGGGGGTTTGGGTAAGAACAGAGTTATTAAACCTATTAAATGAAATTGAATATTTATGCTCAAACTATTTTACAGCTGTAGCGCTTTTAcaggacagaaaataaaaacaaagtatttacaTTAAGTCCACTTTTAAGTGTTGTTGAAACTCTTCTGTTCGGGGTGATTTGTAGATCCACGAAGCTGGTGATAATTGAAAGACTGCTGCTATTGGCTGAACGCTACGTCATCACCATAGAGGTAAGCCACGTGCTCTTTGTCCTCGGTGTTTCATGTTCCATATTTGCGCTACATGTTTTTTGGTAATTAGTCTGAATAAGCTTCAGGATCCTCTGCATCTGAGGAGCCACAAAAactgtgttttctgtgtgtttctgtgcaggACATGTACTCAGTTCCTCGCACCATTCTACCTCACGGGGCCTCGTACAATGGACACCCGATCAGTCTCCACGTCACTTATGAGTCAACCAAAGACACCTTCACCCTAgaggtattcctgtttttttagtAACTCTCTGTGTCAAGTTCATGTCTGACTGGGATGGGGCTTTTTCTAGATGAAAGCCCCCtcccctctcacacacacacacacgcacacacacacacacaccctgacTGTATGTGTACCCTGTGTTCTGCAGACCCACAGTAACGAGACAATAGCAAGTATCCGGTGGAAGATAGCAGAGCATTTGAGCTGCCCAGTGGATAATGTCCAGATCTTTGCCAATGATAGTGTGGTGAGTGTTCTCAACATTCTGTTTATACTGTCATCCCCTCATCAAATGATTCTGCTCAATGCATACTTAACATCTCCGGACGCAGCGTTGCATCTGTTCTCACTCTGTTCCTTCACTGCCCCTCCGCTGTGTGTTAGTTGACCATGAACCGAGACCAGAAGTTGCTGTCCCAGCTCGGCTTCAGCGATGAGCAGAGTCTGACTGTGAAGAGCTCGGGGACCGGCACTCCTTCTGGCAGCTCCGAGTCCTCCGCCTCCGCCTCTAGCAGTTCTAGCTCTGCCGTCTTCAACTCTGCCTACGCCTTGGAGCAGGTAGCATCTAACGCCTGGTGGAACAGTTAGAGTTGAGCCGACGCTTGTTGTGTTGCACTCTGACGCTGTTCCTTTGTCTTCAGGAGAAGTCCCTGCCTGGGGTGGTGATGGCTTTAGTGTGCAATGTGTTTGAGATGCTTTACCAGCTGGCTAACCTGGACGAGTCCAGGTGAGATTTTGAGTTTGTGCTTGTGTGTTTTGTACATCACGTTGCCCACAGCAACATAATAACTGTCACAACATCGTTGTCATGCCATCTGCCTGCTTATAAAGACGACACCTTCACGCTCTTTTTTCCATAAATGTTTATCTAATTTTTTGCCGTGCAGTGGATATCGCAGAACTGAGGCCCTTTAATTCAGTGTTTCTTTTTGGTCATCAACAGGATCACTCTTCGTgtgaggaagctgctgctgctgatacCAACAGATCCTGAAGTGCAAGATGCTCTCGATAACTTTGTTCCCAAAGAATCCAGCGTCTGGAGCCACCAGGTACCTCAAAGTGTCTTTTAAGACATCAATAAGCAGCGGTTACTTCCCTGTTTAGAGGCCCTCCGCTTCCTGCTTGTCTCATCTTATCATGTGTTAAGACTGTGAGAGTAGGCTTGTTTTGCACATAGTTTgtgatttctgttttttctccctCAGTTACTTTTCTAACTCTTGTGACTCTTTTCTGTAGAAGACGCTTTTCACCCTCGGTCAGGGTTCAGGCTCACGTTCTCCATCTATGACCtccaagcagcagcagcagcatcagcagcCCAGTGCAGCATCCATCTTGGAGTCCCTTTTCAGATCTTCTGCCCCTGGCATGTCTACTTTCAGAGTGCTGTACAATCTTGAGGTATGCATACATGTGAACATCCACGTCCTTTAGCCACTATTTCATTCTTATTCTCAGACCTTAAGGTGACATCTTTCATTCCTATTTGTGTTAGGTATTGAGTTCAAAGCTCATGCCCACATCGGATGATGAGATGGCCAAAACCAGCAGCAAGTCGTTCTGTGACAACTTCCTTAAAGCAGGAGGCCTCAGGTAACAGCAACAGAGCTGTCAGAGGAAAAGAGGCTTTACTGTCCACTGTAACAACATGGAGCAGGACACACGTGCCACATGGCATagcatttttctgtgtttaGTCTTGACCACTGCTTTCCTCTGGGTTTTTTCAGTCTGGTGGTGAATGTTATGCAGAGAGATTCCATCCCATCCGAAGTGGACTACGAGACCAGACAAGGGGTCTACTCAATCTGTCTTCAGTTGGCCAGGTGCAAAGACCTCTATCaaaagctgtttttacacaTGCACTACAGCCCTGAAACTTTATAGACATTTTCCTTTGTCTGTGCGCGGAAACACGTTCAGTCTGGACTTATAACGTTATTATTCCTCACCATCTCTTTCCATTCAATTTTATTAAGAGGACAGTGCATATTAATAACAGTACATCTGTAACATGCGAGAGTTAGCCAAAGGCTAGTTTTCATCTGTTGTCCTTTAAGTTTATGCCCGGTGTTCTTGCTGCATGGCAGCATGCACCAAAACTGACGTCACGGTTCCTGGAACATCGAGCGTGTTGGTGTTGTTTCAGCCGGTCGTGCACCTCTCAATTATTGCAACCTTTGGCGTGCTGACATTGCAGTTTGCTCGAGCAATAACCAATGCAGCGAGCAGAAAACAGCGGTTTATTGTGAAAATGTCCAGATGTGGTGCGATCGTGTGGTGAGAGCAGATAATGCTCTGGAAAATTCATGAAAAGGGAACTCGTACCCTTCTACTGACCTTCATACTAAAAACCCACATGCTGTTGATAAGGAATTGCAATAAATGTAGTATTGTTCCAGAATAAAAACTTTCATCATTATGGATACATGGGGAGTCTCATCCATGATTCTCAACATGCTGTAAACGAGCCCTTACTTTCTGAGCCTTTGATGTACTCGGGCTCCAAAAACGTTTTGTTCATGTATGAAAATAATTGAATGCACACAGGGATGGCTTTTATATGTCACATACAAAGTCAGACttccaatctaaaaaaaaaaaaaaaatgttgttgttgGCAGGTTCCTGCTCGTCGGTCAGAGCATGCCTGCAGCGCTGGATGATGATGTCATCAGGGATGGAGATGCGCTGTCTTCCCGGCCGTTCCGTAACGCGGGGCGGGCAGGGCGACAGCTGTCTCTGTGTGGAACTCCGGAGAAATCCTCCTACAGACAGATGTCTCTGTCTGAGCGCTCGTCCATACGAGTCGAGGAGATCATACCCGCTGCTCGCGTCGCTATTCAGGTACCAGACGAACACTTTTAATCCGCCGCCAGCACCCTGATTGGTCTTTCTTAGTGCAGAATATCTTTTACCTGCATTGTTTCCCCTGTTTTATCTAGACCATGGAGGTGGGTGACTTTACCTCCACTGTCGCCTGCTTCATGCGTCTGACCTGGGCGGCCGCAGCAGGCCGTTTGGATCTGGTTGGCAGCCCGCAGCCAATAAGAGAGACCCACAGCTCGCTCTTGCCACAGGGAGTCCGCACCAGAGTCAGCAGTActggtaagaaagaaaaacacttctCCTTTTCCTGTATTCTTTCTCATTTAccaaaatggcaccaaaaagAAGCATTTGTTCGATCAGCAGGTATGTTAATGTTCCTGCACAGCTTCATTCCCGATTTCTGACTGATTGTTTGTCACCGCAGCTCTCAGCGTCGTTTTTGTCCACCACTTAAAAGCAAAACCCACAGAAATCCAAAGTATAACgagctttctttgtgtctgcagGTAGTAACTGCAGCTCCAGCAGCGAGGGCGAGACCACGCCAACAGCACTGCATGCTGGGATATGTGTCCGACAGCAGAGTGTCTCCATCAAAGATGCAATCATCGCCCGCGAGGCTCTGTCGCTGCTGGTTACCTGCCTGCAGTTGCGCTGTCAGCAGCTGTGTAAGACCCCAACAGGAGCGCAGACGCACGACACGCATGCACTCAAGCATACTCACACTTCATTGTGTTTCCATTCGCGCTTGCCTCGGCATATGCCCGCGTCCCACAGACTTTACACCCTGTGCTTGGTTTCTCTCTGCAGGTTCTTTTTACAACCTTCCCTCCGTCAATGATTTCATAATTGATATTCTGCTGGGATCTCCCAGCGGAGAGGTAAATAACACCCCAAACAGTCTTCATAGAGGGAATGTTTCTGCAACGTGTCGCGCTGTAACAAAGCGTCTTCTCTCCGTCAGATCCGCCGTGTGGCCTGTGATCAGCTGTACACTCTGAGCCAGTCTGACACTTCAGCCTTCCCCGAACTCCAGAAACCCAACTTGTTCCTCCTTTCGGTCGTTTTAACTGCTCAACTACCGTTGTGGAGTCCCACATCTGTCATGAGAGGTGTCAATCAGAGGTACCAGGGCGAGGAACACAAATGACAGAATCGGTTAAACCTTTGCACCTTGACACCTCACATTGAGTTTTCTTCTCAGGCTGTTGTCCCAGTGCACAGAGTACTTTGACCTTCGATGTCAGCTCCTGGATGACCTAACCAGTAAGTCACTTTTAGGCCTATAGATGAAGTATTGTACCACAAGAATGCAAAGGTTAGGATCTCCCCTTTCAGCTCCCTGTTTATCGTCatgtttttctctcccttgtatCCCTCCTCCCTTCTTTCCTCCTGCCCGACCCGTCCCAGCATCTGAGATGGAGGTGTTAAAGGTCAGTGCAGCCACCATGCTGGAGGACGAGATCTCTTGGCTCGACAACTTTGAGCCCAGCTGGAGCTCTGAGATGGAGACCAGCGAGGCGGATAACATCCTGCTGGCAGGACACCTCAGACTTATCAAGACCTTGCTTTCGCTCTGCGGCAACGAGAAGGAACATCTCGGTGAGCGCACACGAGTGTACTTGCAGGTGTATCCAGAATCCAATTTTTAGAAAGCCGTCAAAGACCGTGTTTTAATGTGATGTCGCACGGCTCGTTCCCCAGGTCCATCTCTCATCCAGCAGTTGTTGGATGACTTCCTGTTTCGAGCCTCGCGCATCATCATCAACAGTTCCAACCCGACACCTACCGCAGCCCCCAGCCACGACTTCCACCCCAAGTATGGATGtcctttttattttcacatGAATCACAGAGTTCTTGCATTTCTACAAAACACTGACTGTTTCTGGTTAGTATTAACAGTAGATCTTAATGGTGTGGTCAGGTGCAGCACAGCCAGCAGCAGGCTGGCAGCCTACGAGGTGCTGGTGATGCTGGCAGACAGCTCGCTCCCGAACCTACGCCTCATCACCAAAGAGTTGCTGTCCATGCACCACCAGTCCGATCCTTCCATTTGCAAGGAGTTTGATGTAAGACACTTCTAAAGAAGTATTATTCTTTGAAGTTTTATGTGTAGATCTGTAGTTTGGTAATGGTTTTGTCTGCGTATTGTCAGTATCTGCCCCCCGTGGAGAGCCGGTCGGTCTCAGGTTTCGTAGGATTGAAGAACGGTGGAGCCACGTGTTACATGAACGCTGTGTTCCAACAACTTTACATGCAGCCCGGCCTCCCCGAGGTACACCTATTTCTATAAGCTTACCCTAAGTGTTCACTAGAGGCCATTTTTATGTGTGAGTGCAGACTTTGTATCAAATGATGAAAGTACGATCAGTAACTGCAGgggtttttttgcttttttttttgcttttttttttttttttttttttttttttcaaggcgtTCCTATCCATTGAGGATGACACAGACCAGCCAGAAGAGAGTGTCTTTTATCAGGTCCAGTCTCTGTTTGGCCACCTGATGGAGAGCAAGCTGCAGTACTACGTGCCAGAGAACTTCTGGAAGGTAACGGTCTCCTCATAGTTAAAACATCAACAAACTGCAGGTTTGTGTAGTATGGACATCGTCAGTGCATTTCCACTTAAGGATTTGTTAACatagcatttatttatttaatatatatatatatatatatatatatatatattttttttttttttttttttgctgttgagAATTTCTGAGCAACACAGGCAGCATGGATACCAAACTGTCGTCCACGTGCAAATCTGTTGCAGATCTTTAAGATGTGGAACAAGGAGCTGTATGTCCGCGAGCAGCAGGACGCGTACGAGTTCTTCACCAGCCTGGTGGACCAGCTTGATGAGCATCTCAAGGTATTACTGCAGCTGCATTTTGACTGCAGGAACCTGTTTTAGGAACCAGGGCCTCTTAGGGAGTCTGTTCCTCGGCCCCCTTCATTTTGACTGCAGGAACCAGGGAACAAACCAGCTTCTCGTGGGAGAAATGTTTAACCTTAAAACCACTCCTGTAGGTAGTTCTTCTGAGGCCAACCTGAGCTTACAGCACTGAACGTTTCTGATTGGCTCGCTCTCATCTCAGTTTTTAATATCCAGAATAAAGTCTGTTTGTAAACACAACATTCAGACTCAGACGTCCATGTAGCATCAGTCAGATGGGGAGAAACGTTGTGTACCACCAGCTGAAATAATGGTGGAATGATCTTCCAGCTCCTTGTAAGACGCCCCAGGTggtttaaagcgatactccggagtagattcaacctggggtcatttgaaccgtgacatccagccaagtagcccactcgcagttttttcgatattggctgaacatcagctgagttactgagttatcccgaatagcttagtacaagggttaatggatcctggcagtatctccaaaattaccacactaaaatcacatgccatgacaccaaacttctacagtagtacaaatatggtctgtactcacaaaacgatgcatttggaagtttgtacatagtccaggagtttattattatcaacacaagcctgatagcttctctgcagctaaagctgcgtcgacgtcacttcagggagctgggagcttcaaagtaagatgacggttgatctactactgtagacaacaaagtatatgctatattctacatgttttttttatgaatttttatgttgtagagttgtgaaattattttatcaatggagaaattgagcagccttcctttgttgtctacagtagtagatcaaccctcatcttactttgaagctcccagatcaaggaagtgacgtcgacgcagctttagctgcagagaagctatcaggcttgtgttgataataataaactcctggactattttcaaacttccaaatgcatcgttttgtgagtacagaccatatttgtactcctgtagaagtttggtgtcatggcatgtgattttagtgtggtaattttggagatactgccaggatccattaacccttgtacgaagctattcgggataactcagtaactcagctgatgttcagccaatatcgaaaaaactgcgggtgggctacttggctggatatcacggttcaaatgaccccaggttgaatctactccggagtatcactttaagctgTAGTTGTTCAAAATACACCTTTACACACCAATAAAGCGAAACCACACACAGTTCTGCTAAGTTCTTCTTGTGCTCAGGTTGTGATGATATGATTGTGTTCAAATCTTCTTTCCTTCAGAAAATGGGTCGAGAGCAAATCTTCAAAAACACCTTTCAGGGAATCTTCTCCGACCAGAAGATTTGCAAAGACTGCCCACACAGGTGAGTCGCAACTGTGACCGAAGCCAGCTCTGGGACCGAGGTTATTCTTCCGTTGTTATAAGCAAAATATTTTGTCTTTAACAGATATGAGCGCGAGGAAACGTTCATGGCGCTGAATCTTGGGGTGACTTCTTGCCAGAGTTTAGAAATCTCATTGGACCAGTTTGTCAGAGGAGAGGTGCTGGAGGGCAGCAACGCGTACTACTGCGAGAAATGCAAGGAAAAGGTCCGTATGCTGCCCTGCGTGCTTCCGTTCTATTGCTCTGACATCGTGTGAACTTGACTGCTTGTGTGTCATATTTACAGAGAACCACAGTTAAGAGGACGTGCATCAAATCCCTGCCCAGTGTTCTCTGTATTCACCTCATGCGCTTTGGCTTCGACTGGGAAAGCGGACGCTCCATCAAATATGACGAGCAGATCAGGGTACGAAAAGCCTTTTTTCCACATAGGTCCTTTTGAAGATACACTTGTTAGTTTTGTTGGAGCATTATAAATACCTGAATGGAAATGGAAATCTGTTTTGTATTAAGTTTTGGTCATATTTGGCTCACAGTTCCCCTGGGTGTTGAACATGGAGCCCTACACCGTCTCTGGAATGGCTCGTCAGGACTGCAGCATAGAGGGCGGCGAGGGGAGAGGCGATGGGACGTCAGGAGGGTCGCCCAGGAAGAAGGTCACTATTTCAGAGAACTACGAGCTGGTGGGAGTTGTGGTCCACAGCGGTCAGGCGCACGCCGGCCACTACTACTCCTTCATTAAAGACAGACGGTGAGATACCCGGAGTGGAATCTCTCTGAAGATAACAGAAAACTGAGAATTTTTTTACAGATTACAGATTGTTTCCCTTCTCTCGTTCCTGCTTTTTCCGAAAGAAGCACACAAGCGGGGATTAGCGGCGCACAAAGATCTGATGCTGTAGTTTTCCAGGCAGAATTTAGAAGACCTCTTTG contains:
- the usp24 gene encoding ubiquitin carboxyl-terminal hydrolase 24 isoform X3, which produces METEEEQHITTLLCMGFPDPDVIRKALRLAKNDINEAVALLTNESPGLGYGYEPMESGPSPGLGSSGDGENSGRTGTGGFDPPPAYHDVVDSERSNDENGNCSGGSMEFPTTNLYELESRVFTDHWSIPYKREESLGKCLIASTCLARHGLADADENCKRFMDRCMPEAFKKLLTSSAVHKWGTEIHEGIYNMLMLLVELVAERVKQDPVPVNLMGVLTMALNPDNEYHFKNRMKACQRNWADVFGEEANMFAVSPNTYQKEPHGWLVDLVNRFGELGGFTAIQTKLNTEEIEIACVSALVQPLGVCAEYLNSSLVQPMLDPVIHKMITYVQNLEEKDLKDKRLVSIPDLLSAIKLLCMRFQRELVAVVDDLRLDTLLRMLKTPHFSTKMNSLKEVTKLIEESTVSKTVKNAIDTDKLLDWLVENSVLSIALEGNIDQAQYCERIKGIIELLGSKLSLDELSKIWKIQAGQSSTVIENIHTIIAAAAVKFSFDQLTHLFVLIQKSWEVESDRVRQKLLSLIGRIGREARSETTTGKVLEVLWELAHLPTLPTSLVQQALEEHLGILSDAYAVKETVKRSYIIKCIEDIKKASQQSSPQAVWVVPALRQLHEITRSFIKQTYQKQDKSIIQDLKKNFEIVKLITGSLVCCHRLAATASGNNGLSGSTLVDGRYTYQEYLDSHLRFLAFFLQEASVYLAWNRAKELWECLVSGPDVCELDREMCFEWFTKGQHDLESDVQQQLFKEKILKLEPYEITMNGFNLFKTFFENVNLCDHRLKRQGTQLCVERLDLAGMDFIWRIAMETPDEEIANEAIQLIITYSYTNLNPKMKKDSVSLHKKFIADCYKRLEAASSALGGPTLTHAVTKATKMLTATAMPTVATSVQSPSRYRGGFGSTKLVIIERLLLLAERYVITIEDMYSVPRTILPHGASYNGHPISLHVTYESTKDTFTLETHSNETIASIRWKIAEHLSCPVDNVQIFANDSVLTMNRDQKLLSQLGFSDEQSLTVKSSGTGTPSGSSESSASASSSSSSAVFNSAYALEQEKSLPGVVMALVCNVFEMLYQLANLDESRITLRVRKLLLLIPTDPEVQDALDNFVPKESSVWSHQKTLFTLGQGSGSRSPSMTSKQQQQHQQPSAASILESLFRSSAPGMSTFRVLYNLEVLSSKLMPTSDDEMAKTSSKSFCDNFLKAGGLSLVVNVMQRDSIPSEVDYETRQGVYSICLQLARFLLVGQSMPAALDDDVIRDGDALSSRPFRNAGRAGRQLSLCGTPEKSSYRQMSLSERSSIRVEEIIPAARVAIQTMEVGDFTSTVACFMRLTWAAAAGRLDLVGSPQPIRETHSSLLPQGVRTRVSSTGSNCSSSSEGETTPTALHAGICVRQQSVSIKDAIIAREALSLLVTCLQLRCQQLCSFYNLPSVNDFIIDILLGSPSGEIRRVACDQLYTLSQSDTSAFPELQKPNLFLLSVVLTAQLPLWSPTSVMRGVNQRLLSQCTEYFDLRCQLLDDLTTSEMEVLKVSAATMLEDEISWLDNFEPSWSSEMETSEADNILLAGHLRLIKTLLSLCGNEKEHLGPSLIQQLLDDFLFRASRIIINSSNPTPTAAPSHDFHPKCSTASSRLAAYEVLVMLADSSLPNLRLITKELLSMHHQSDPSICKEFDYLPPVESRSVSGFVGLKNGGATCYMNAVFQQLYMQPGLPEAFLSIEDDTDQPEESVFYQVQSLFGHLMESKLQYYVPENFWKIFKMWNKELYVREQQDAYEFFTSLVDQLDEHLKKMGREQIFKNTFQGIFSDQKICKDCPHRYEREETFMALNLGVTSCQSLEISLDQFVRGEVLEGSNAYYCEKCKEKRTTVKRTCIKSLPSVLCIHLMRFGFDWESGRSIKYDEQIRFPWVLNMEPYTVSGMARQDCSIEGGEGRGDGTSGGSPRKKVTISENYELVGVVVHSGQAHAGHYYSFIKDRRGNARGRWYKFNDNVVEEFDMNDETLEYECFGGEYRPKVYDQSNPYPDVRRRYWNAYMLFYQKISDQNSPVLPKKSRVSIMRQEAEDLTLSAPSSPDVSPQSSPRPPRANNDRLTLLTRLVRKGEKKGLFVEKMPASIYQIVRDENLKFMKNRDVYNSDYFNFILSLVSVNATKLKHPDYQPMAKESLQLAVHFLFHTYLHTKKKLRVDTEEWMAAVEVLLSKSSKACQWMVQYLVGSEGREITRVCLLECSVREVRMVVASILEKTLESALLFGDPGLDNLTDALLSLLDKDVPENVKNCSQYFNLFSNFAQRGCGPCQLLLKHSAYRRMLIFLLGPNRQNNQNRRWSPAQAREFLHLHSTLGLVTLYSDLSPQRTHAPGGFKLHVNSIPSSTSLLPLHADILASLFTPGGQPYLLEVMFAMRELSGPLSLLIEMVTYSSFCNEPFSLGVLQLLKNQLETAPPHELKNVFQMLQELLVVEDPLQTERLKYAFESEKGLLALMHQSNNVDSRRCYQCVKFLVTLAQKCPPAKDYFKDLSGHWSWAVQWLQKKMTEHYWTPQSNVSNETSTNKTFQRTISAQDTLAYATALLNEKEQSGSSNGSDGSPANENAERSLRQGSESPMMLGDSKSDLEDVDS